In one Bombus fervidus isolate BK054 chromosome 16, iyBomFerv1, whole genome shotgun sequence genomic region, the following are encoded:
- the Puml gene encoding pummelig isoform X1, with product MANHEIVRSKSWFWEWFSWSGSSSAMLRSVEKKILSCLKTAYRGWYVDIGPVVGTSDKIWTISLNEESPNTPIVLLHGLGAGVALWCLNLDALASQRPVYAIDILGFGRSSRPVFSNEAQVAESQLVRSIEEWRREMQLEKFVLLGHSMGGFLAASYSMQYPERIKHLILADPWGFPERPVERISRAPMWVKVIAYIMEPLNPLWPVRVAGPFGQWLIEKTRPDIVKKFAPVLKEDTAVISQYLHQCNAQTPSGESAFHAMMQHFGWAKNPIVRRMDKLSPDIPITLLYGSRSWVDNSSWETLKQARTLSYINVQAITGAGHHVYADKSEIFNKYVLEACNLSDSIPHLTVSDIRSNIKNINEQQISLILTNEEVDSKTVQEQELNTPQTRSS from the exons ATGGCAAATCATGAAATTGTCAGATCGAAAAG CTGGTTTTGGGAATGGTTTAGCTGGTCTGGCTCATCTTCAGCCATGTTACGTTCTGTTgagaaaaaaattctttctt GTTTGAAAACTGCATATCGAGGATGGTATGTGGACATAGGACCAGTTGTAGGAACATCAGATAAAATATGGACCATTTCCTTAAATGAAGAATCACCAAACACACCAATTGTTCTGTTGCATGGATTAGGGGCAGGTGTAGCATTATGGTGTTTAAATCTTGATGCTTTGGCTTCACAGAGACCAGTGTATGCCATTGATATAttag GTTTTGGTAGAAGTAGTCGTCCTGTTTTTAGTAATGAAGCACAAGTAGCTGAGAGTCAACTAGTTCGTTCCATAGAGGAATGGCGCAGGGAGATGCAGTTAGAGAAATTTGTGCTGTTAGGTCATTCAATGGGTGGTTTCCTTGCAGCATCATATAGTATGCAATATCCTGAAAGAATAAAACATCTGATTCTTGCCGATCCTTGGGGATTCCCTGAAAGACCTGTAGAACGAATTTCCAGAGCTCCTATGTGGGTAAAAGTTATAGCATATATAATGGAACCATTAAACCCACTATGGCCAGTGAGAGTAGCTGGTCCATTTG ggcagtggttaattgaaaaaacaaGGCCAGATATAGTAAAAAAATTTGCACCTGTATTAAAGGAAGACACTGCTGTGATTTCACAGTATTTGCATCAATGTAATGCCCAAACACCATC TGGTGAGAGTGCATTTCATGCAATGATGCAACATTTTGGTTGGGCCAAAAATCCTATTGTTAGGAGAATGGATAAATTAAGTCCAGATATTCCCATAACTCTATTGTATGGTAGTCGATCTTGGGTCGATAATTCATCTTGGGAAACACTTAAACAAGCTAGAACATTGTCATACATTAATGTTCAG GCCATAACAGGAGCAGGACATCATGTTTATGCTgataaaagtgaaattttcaataaatatgtattagaAGCATGCAATCTAAGTGATTCGATACCCCATTTAACAGTATCAGATATTCGttcaaacattaaaaatataaatgaacaaCAAATTTCACTTATTTTAACTAACGAGGAAGTTGACTCTAAAACCGTTCAGGAACAGGAATTGAACACGCCACAAACACGATCTAGTTGA
- the LOC139995664 gene encoding uncharacterized protein → MFSIQYRIVIRKIHFYNKIQNMDISTVKQIFRCIFTDSTKYNIVKQAKVMNKIIKKNKSKRESIDGNINPYACTTPTSKLSIYTVRRMIVLNNVFMKYITDLMSTGEIVPEVLNKNIEISHVKVTADFKLINVFWIDNNTEKTDVEELLQKCAFQLRHELSQLRVIGVVPPIQFVKCKGTSILREVEQKLKIMDFGEDHISSPYPDAIQQTITASETHDANQNLENVEHDNLSVTLPVMRHDVFGLDHFRIMSQIKSSLNKSKKFMIKQIENIPSSNSYSTSDIKNSPNVVTNMEQQNEFKQFLYQRQKEQRKKMKKYRVDNSIYDFEEQSDNDDLGNDYDDSTEDNYDDFDNYGENIDYYKKQT, encoded by the exons ATGTTTTCAATACAATATCGTATTGTGATACGAAAAATACACTTCTacaacaaaatacaaaatatggacatatcaacagtaaaacaaatttttcgatGCATTTTTACTGACAgcacaaaatataatatagtgaAACAAGCAAAagttatgaataaaattataaaaaaaaacaaatcaaAAAG GGAGTCAATTGATGGTAACATAAATCCTTATGCATGTACAACTCCAACAAGTAAACTTTCTATATATACAGTGCGAAGGATGATTGTTCTCAATAATGTTTTTATGAAGTATATTACAGATTTAATGTCAACTGGAGAGATAGTTCCTGAGGTTCTAAATAAGAATATAGAGATTTCTCATGTTAAAGTAACTGCAGATTTTAAACTCATTAATGTATTTTGGATAGACAATAATACTGAGAAAACTGATGTAGAAGAACTTTTGCAAAAATGTGCCTTTCAATTAAGGCATGAATTGTCTCAACTCCGTGTTATAGGGGTTGTACCTCCTATTCAATTTGTCAAATGTAAAGGTACAAGTATTTTAAGGGAAGTAGaacaaaaattgaagattATGGACTTTGGGGAAGATCATATATCTAGTCCATATCCAGATGCTATACAACAGACCATTACTGCTTCTGAAACTCATGATGCTAATCAAAATCTTGAGAATGTTGAACATGATAACCTTAGTGTTACTTTACCAGTAATGAGACATGATGTATTTGGATTAGATCATTTCCGAATTATGTCTCAG ATAAAATCCtcattaaataaatcaaaaaaatttatgataaaacaaatagaaaacatCCCATCCTCGAATTCGTATTCTACAtcagatataaaaaatagccCAAATGTTGTAACTAATATGGAACAACAGAATGAGTTTaagcaatttttatatcaaagacaaaaagaacagagaaagaaaatgaagaaatatcgAGTAGATAATTCTATTTATGATTTTGAAGAACAAAGTGACAATGATGATCTTGGAAATGATTATGATGATTCCACAGAAGACAATTATGatgattttgataattatggtgaaaatattgattattaCAAAAAACAGACATGA
- the Puml gene encoding pummelig isoform X3, with translation MLRSVEKKILSCLKTAYRGWYVDIGPVVGTSDKIWTISLNEESPNTPIVLLHGLGAGVALWCLNLDALASQRPVYAIDILGFGRSSRPVFSNEAQVAESQLVRSIEEWRREMQLEKFVLLGHSMGGFLAASYSMQYPERIKHLILADPWGFPERPVERISRAPMWVKVIAYIMEPLNPLWPVRVAGPFGQWLIEKTRPDIVKKFAPVLKEDTAVISQYLHQCNAQTPSGESAFHAMMQHFGWAKNPIVRRMDKLSPDIPITLLYGSRSWVDNSSWETLKQARTLSYINVQAITGAGHHVYADKSEIFNKYVLEACNLSDSIPHLTVSDIRSNIKNINEQQISLILTNEEVDSKTVQEQELNTPQTRSS, from the exons ATGTTACGTTCTGTTgagaaaaaaattctttctt GTTTGAAAACTGCATATCGAGGATGGTATGTGGACATAGGACCAGTTGTAGGAACATCAGATAAAATATGGACCATTTCCTTAAATGAAGAATCACCAAACACACCAATTGTTCTGTTGCATGGATTAGGGGCAGGTGTAGCATTATGGTGTTTAAATCTTGATGCTTTGGCTTCACAGAGACCAGTGTATGCCATTGATATAttag GTTTTGGTAGAAGTAGTCGTCCTGTTTTTAGTAATGAAGCACAAGTAGCTGAGAGTCAACTAGTTCGTTCCATAGAGGAATGGCGCAGGGAGATGCAGTTAGAGAAATTTGTGCTGTTAGGTCATTCAATGGGTGGTTTCCTTGCAGCATCATATAGTATGCAATATCCTGAAAGAATAAAACATCTGATTCTTGCCGATCCTTGGGGATTCCCTGAAAGACCTGTAGAACGAATTTCCAGAGCTCCTATGTGGGTAAAAGTTATAGCATATATAATGGAACCATTAAACCCACTATGGCCAGTGAGAGTAGCTGGTCCATTTG ggcagtggttaattgaaaaaacaaGGCCAGATATAGTAAAAAAATTTGCACCTGTATTAAAGGAAGACACTGCTGTGATTTCACAGTATTTGCATCAATGTAATGCCCAAACACCATC TGGTGAGAGTGCATTTCATGCAATGATGCAACATTTTGGTTGGGCCAAAAATCCTATTGTTAGGAGAATGGATAAATTAAGTCCAGATATTCCCATAACTCTATTGTATGGTAGTCGATCTTGGGTCGATAATTCATCTTGGGAAACACTTAAACAAGCTAGAACATTGTCATACATTAATGTTCAG GCCATAACAGGAGCAGGACATCATGTTTATGCTgataaaagtgaaattttcaataaatatgtattagaAGCATGCAATCTAAGTGATTCGATACCCCATTTAACAGTATCAGATATTCGttcaaacattaaaaatataaatgaacaaCAAATTTCACTTATTTTAACTAACGAGGAAGTTGACTCTAAAACCGTTCAGGAACAGGAATTGAACACGCCACAAACACGATCTAGTTGA
- the Puml gene encoding pummelig isoform X2, whose amino-acid sequence MIRDQCWFWEWFSWSGSSSAMLRSVEKKILSCLKTAYRGWYVDIGPVVGTSDKIWTISLNEESPNTPIVLLHGLGAGVALWCLNLDALASQRPVYAIDILGFGRSSRPVFSNEAQVAESQLVRSIEEWRREMQLEKFVLLGHSMGGFLAASYSMQYPERIKHLILADPWGFPERPVERISRAPMWVKVIAYIMEPLNPLWPVRVAGPFGQWLIEKTRPDIVKKFAPVLKEDTAVISQYLHQCNAQTPSGESAFHAMMQHFGWAKNPIVRRMDKLSPDIPITLLYGSRSWVDNSSWETLKQARTLSYINVQAITGAGHHVYADKSEIFNKYVLEACNLSDSIPHLTVSDIRSNIKNINEQQISLILTNEEVDSKTVQEQELNTPQTRSS is encoded by the exons ATGATACGTGATCAATG CTGGTTTTGGGAATGGTTTAGCTGGTCTGGCTCATCTTCAGCCATGTTACGTTCTGTTgagaaaaaaattctttctt GTTTGAAAACTGCATATCGAGGATGGTATGTGGACATAGGACCAGTTGTAGGAACATCAGATAAAATATGGACCATTTCCTTAAATGAAGAATCACCAAACACACCAATTGTTCTGTTGCATGGATTAGGGGCAGGTGTAGCATTATGGTGTTTAAATCTTGATGCTTTGGCTTCACAGAGACCAGTGTATGCCATTGATATAttag GTTTTGGTAGAAGTAGTCGTCCTGTTTTTAGTAATGAAGCACAAGTAGCTGAGAGTCAACTAGTTCGTTCCATAGAGGAATGGCGCAGGGAGATGCAGTTAGAGAAATTTGTGCTGTTAGGTCATTCAATGGGTGGTTTCCTTGCAGCATCATATAGTATGCAATATCCTGAAAGAATAAAACATCTGATTCTTGCCGATCCTTGGGGATTCCCTGAAAGACCTGTAGAACGAATTTCCAGAGCTCCTATGTGGGTAAAAGTTATAGCATATATAATGGAACCATTAAACCCACTATGGCCAGTGAGAGTAGCTGGTCCATTTG ggcagtggttaattgaaaaaacaaGGCCAGATATAGTAAAAAAATTTGCACCTGTATTAAAGGAAGACACTGCTGTGATTTCACAGTATTTGCATCAATGTAATGCCCAAACACCATC TGGTGAGAGTGCATTTCATGCAATGATGCAACATTTTGGTTGGGCCAAAAATCCTATTGTTAGGAGAATGGATAAATTAAGTCCAGATATTCCCATAACTCTATTGTATGGTAGTCGATCTTGGGTCGATAATTCATCTTGGGAAACACTTAAACAAGCTAGAACATTGTCATACATTAATGTTCAG GCCATAACAGGAGCAGGACATCATGTTTATGCTgataaaagtgaaattttcaataaatatgtattagaAGCATGCAATCTAAGTGATTCGATACCCCATTTAACAGTATCAGATATTCGttcaaacattaaaaatataaatgaacaaCAAATTTCACTTATTTTAACTAACGAGGAAGTTGACTCTAAAACCGTTCAGGAACAGGAATTGAACACGCCACAAACACGATCTAGTTGA